From Nomascus leucogenys isolate Asia chromosome 15, Asia_NLE_v1, whole genome shotgun sequence, a single genomic window includes:
- the RBMXL2 gene encoding RNA-binding motif protein, X-linked-like-2, whose product MVEADRPGKLFIGGLNLETDEKALEAEFGKYGRIVEVLLMKDRETNKSRGFAFVTFESPADAKAAARDMNGKSLDGKAIKVAQATKPAFESSRRGPPPPRSRGRPRFLRGTRGGGCGPRRSPSRGGPDDDGGYAGDFDLRPSRARMPMKRGPPPPRRSGPPPKRAAPSGPARSSGGGMRGRSLAVRGRDSYSGPPRREPLPPRRDPYLGPRDEGYSSRDGYSSRDYREPRGFAPSPREYTHRDYGHSSVRDDCPLRGYSDRDGYGGRDRDYGDHLSRGSYREPFESYGDLRGAAPGRGTPPSYGGRGRYEEYRGCSPDAYSGGRDSYSSSYGRSDHYSRGRDRVGRPDRGLSLSMERGCPPQRDSYSRSGCRVPRGGGRLGGRLERGGGRSRY is encoded by the coding sequence ATGGTTGAAGCGGATCGCCCGGGGAAGCTGTTCATTGGGGGCCTCAACCTCGAAACCGACGAGAAAGCCCTCGAAGCCGAGTTTGGCAAGTATGGCCGCATCGTCGAGGTGCTCCTGATGAAAGACCGAGAAACCAACAAGTCGAGGGGCTTCGCGTTCGTCACCTTTGAAAGCCCCGCAGACGCCAAGGCCGCCGCCAGAGACATGAACGGCAAGTCCCTGGATGGTAAGGCCATCAAGGTGGCCCAGGCCACCAAACCGGCATTCGAGAGTAGCCGGCGGGGCCCGCCGCCTCCCCGCAGCCGCGGTCGCCCGAGGTTCCTGCGCGGAACCCGTGGGGGTGGCTGCGGCCCGCGGCGTTCCCCATCCCGGGGCGGGCCCGATGACGACGGCGGCTACGCGGGGGATTTCGACCTGCGGCCCTCCAGGGCCCGGATGCCCATGAAGCgcgggccgccgccgccgcgcagGTCCGGCCCACCCCCCAAGAGGGCCGCGCCGTCGGGCCCGGCTCGCAGCAGCGGCGGTGGAATGCGCGGGAGGTCCCTGGCCGTGAGGGGGCGAGACAGCTACTCAGGCCCACCGCGCCGGGAGCCGCTGCCGCCGCGCCGCGACCCCTACCTGGGCCCGCGGGATGAGGGTTACTCGTCCAGAGACGGCTACTCGAGCCGAGACTACCGCGAACCCCGGGGTTTTGCCCCCTCGCCCAGAGAGTACACCCACCGAGATTACGGCCACTCCAGTGTCCGGGACGACTGTCCCTTGAGAGGCTACAGCGACCGAGACGGCTACGGGGGTCGCGACCGTGACTACGGGGATCATCTGAGCAGAGGCTCCTATCGAGAGCCCTTCGAGAGCTACGGAGACCTGCGCGGCGCCGCCCCAGGACGGGGGACACCGCCATCTTACGGAGGAAGAGGCCGCTACGAGGAGTACCGGGGCTGCTCACCCGATGCCTACAGCGGCGGCCGCGACAGTTACAGCAGCAGTTATGGCCGGAGCGACCACTACTCGAGGGGCCGAGACCGGGTGGGCAGACCAGATCGTGGGCTCTCTCTGTCCATGGAAAGGGGCTGCCCTCCCCAGCGTGATTCTTACAGCCGGTCAGGCTGCAGAGTGCCCAGGGGAGGAGGCCGTCTAGGAGGCCGCTTGGAGAGAGGAGGAGGCCGGAGCAGATACTAA